A single window of Nicotiana sylvestris chromosome 3, ASM39365v2, whole genome shotgun sequence DNA harbors:
- the LOC104216934 gene encoding SKP1-like protein 11: MAEAASSTIEKNNLTLKSSYGDEFVLEESIAIQSVTIKNMVEDGCSSSVIPLSKVDTGTLIKVIEYMKMHSSTSSNEEEIQNFDKEFVRISIKTILNILEAANFLDIRSLLDLCAEAVANRIKNKTPEVVRKIFNITSDFTPEEEAEIRNETPWAFEGDLDHSLD, encoded by the coding sequence ATGGCAGAGGCAGCATCATCGACCATAGAGAAAAACAATTTGACTCTGAAGTCCTCATACGGCGATGAGTTTGTGTTGGAAGAATCCATCGCAATTCAGTCTGTAACAATCAAGAACATGGTTGAAGATGGATGCTCCTCTAGCGTCATCCCGCTTAGCAAGGTCGACACAGGAACCTTGATCAAGGTCATCGAATACATGAAGATGCACTCCTCGACTTCTTCCAACGAAGAAGAAATCCAGAACTTTGACAAGGAATTTGTGAGAATTAGCATAAAAACCATTCTTAATATCTTAGAAGCCGCGAATTTCCTTGACATCCGTAGTTTGCTTGATTTGTGCGCTGAGGCGGTGGCTAATAGGATTAAGAACAAGACGCCTGAAGTTGTTAGAAAGATATTCAATATCACTAGTGATTTCACCCCAGAGGAAGAGGCAGAGATTAGGAATGAGACTCCATGGGCCTTTGAAGGGGATCTTGATCACTCCCTTGACTAG